TCGAGACGCCTCAGGACTACCCGCTTGGGAAGTGCGCCTGTGACGGGAAACGCAGGCCGGATGTCGTACCCGACATCGGGGTGGCCGGGCAGGGAGCGCGTTCGACACCGCGCGGCTATGGTCCGCGTGGCTTGCGGGTATACAACCAGAGCTGATAGGCATTCCACAAAAACATCACGCTGCAAAGCGCAAAGAACGGCCAGTTCTCCTGCCTCGCCGTCGAGATGGCGAGCACCCCCCACAGCGCGGCCAGCAACATGGTGATCCAAACCCGCCACTGCGGAACATCAGGCCTCACGTGCGTACCGCCTCATGCCCGATACCTTAGCAGACCTTGCCGTGCCCGCATCTGACGGAGCCCTGAGGTGACCGTTGCGTGAAGAGCCTTGCCACCTGCCGCTCAAGACGATTTTCTAGCCTGAGCCCAGGAGGATCGACATGAGCGACGAGAAGACTCCGGCAGCGACCGGCCACGGCAGCCACGGCGAACAGGAGGGCCAGCTCACCGGTTCCGGCGTGGCAGACAGCGCTTCAGACGGTGGAGAAGCATCAAGCTTCAATTCGCGCAAGGGTGGCGGCGGCCCGGTGGGCGCGGACATCGGTGGTCAGGGAGGAACGGGAGCCAGTGGCAACGCCCTGCCTGAAGAAGGTCCTGCGCGACCCAGTCAAAAAGACGAGTGACGCTGGGCACCATTTTGTGTTTGCGCTAGGGTAACGGCATGCCTTCTGAAGACACCCAAGCGAGTGCTGCCGACGCGCTTTACGCCAAAAAGCTGGGCCTGGCCATTCTCAGCGTGCTGCAGGACAAGGGCGTCCTCAGCAGCACGGACGTGAACACCATTCTGCTCGCCGTAAACCGCTCGGTTCAGCAAAGCGCCAAACCCAGCGAAACGGGCGCGTCCGTACCACAAATCGACATGGAGCTTTGACGTCGGAATCACCCCGGGGGCTTCATGGTGTTGAAGCACCGGATTAAACATTGCCGTCTAGCCTACCGGTATGACGCCTTTTCACGACCGCACTGACGCCGGGCGGCGACTTGCGTTGAAACTGGAACACCTGCGCGGCGCGCCAGGTCTGCTGGTGCTGGGTCTGCCGCGTGGGGGAGTCCCGGTGGCGTTCGAGGTGGCCGTGCACCTCGGGGCACCCCTGGACGTCATGGTGGTTCGCAAACTGGGCGCGCCGGGACACGAGGAGTACGCGGTGGGCGCGATCGGACCGGGGGGCGTGCGGGTGGTACAGCAAGACGCCCTGCGCTTCCTGCGGGTCTCCGAAGCAGCCCTGCAAAGCGTGACCGAGCGCGAAAGCCGCGAACTGCTGCGCCGCCAAGCCGTGTACCGCTCTGGCAGGGGACCACTGCAACTCGCAGAGCGCACGGTCGTGCTGGTCGATGACGGGCTGGCCACCGGCTCGACCATGTACGCCGCCATCGAGGCCACGAGAAAGGCGGGCCCCCGGCGGCTGGTGGTCGCGGTGCCCGTAGGAGCGGGTGATACCTGCCGGGAACTGTCGCGGGTCGTGGATGAGGTGGTCTGTCTGTCGCAACCCGAGCCGTTTCACGCCGTCGGGCTGTGGTACCGGAATTTCGACCAGACCAGCGATGAGCAGGTGATGGCGCTGCTCGCCCACGCACCTGACGGCACAGTGCCAGGAAATGACAGTACAAGAACATGACGGTGCCGGAAAACGGAGGTCAATATGACGGCAAATGACACCCTGAGTCTTGTTCGCGCCGTGGCGCGTCCGCTGTACGGCGGCTCAGATGATTACGGTGACCTGCTTGAAGCCATCGGAGACGCCCGCTTCGTGTTGGTCGGCGAAGCGTCGCACGGGACCCACGAGTTTTACCGTGAACGGGCGCGTATCACCCGGCGCCTGATCGAGGAGCGCGGCTTCACGGCGGTGCTGGTCGAAGCAGACTGGCCTGACGCCTACCGCGTGAACCGCTATGTGCGCGCTCCGGCCCTGGAAGGAGAGAGCGAGAGCAGCGACGGCAGCGCCCTGGACGCCCTGGGTGACTTTCAGCGTTTCCCGCAGTGGATGTGGCGCAACGAAGACGTTTTACATTTCGTGGAGTGGCTGCGTGAGCACAACACGCGTCACGCGCAGCAGGGGAGCGTGGGTTTTTACGGAATGGACCTGTACAGCCTGCACCGCTCCATGGAAGCGGTGGTGCAGTACCTCGACCGCGTGGATCCGGAGGCTGCGCGCCGTGCCCGTGAGCGCTACGCCTGCTTTGAGGATTTCGGGCACGAAGGCCAGACGTACGGCCTGTACACCAGCCACGGCAGCGAACCCTGCGAGGGCGCAGCGGTGGCGCAGCTGGTGGAGTTGCAGCGCCGCGAGCCGGAACTGACCGCCGCAGGCGCACTGGCGCACGACGAGCACTTTTATGCCGAGCAGAACGCCCGGCTCGCCCAGAACGCCGAAGGGTACTACCGGGCCATGTACCGGGGGCGCAATGAATCATGGAATCTGCGTGACACCCACATGGCCGATACCCTCGATGCCCTGGCCGAACACCTCGAAAGCCAGGGGCAACGCGCGCGGATCGTGGTGTGGGCGCACAACTCGCACCTGGGCGACGCGCGGGCGACCCAGATGGGACGCGGCGGTGAACTGAACGTCGGGCAACTTGTACGCGAGCGGCACCCGGGCGAGGTCTACAACATCGGCTTCAGCACCTACACGGGCACGGTCATGGCCGCAGACGACTGGGGCGAGCGCCCCAAACGCAAACGGGTCCGGCCCGGTTTGCGCGGCAGCTACGAGGAGTTACTGCACGAAGTCGCCGCGCACCTGCCCAGTCCCAACTTCTGGGTGAATCTGCGCGACACCAACAGTGGCACGCAAGTCCTGCGTGAAGAGCGGTTGCAGCGCGCGATCGGGGTGATCTACCGGCCGGAAACCGAACGCTGGAGCCACTATTTTCACGCCAGCCTGCCCGAGCAGTTTGACGCGATTCTGCACTTTGATGAAACGGACGCGGTCGTGCCCCTGGACGCCCCACGCGCGAACCGTGACGAAGAGGCGCTGCCCGACACCTTCCCCACCGGACAGTGAGCCAGGAGAATCGCCCGCCAGCCGTACTGTCTGCCTGGCGGGCGATTCTCAGGCAGCCACTTCACCGGTCATGGCGGTCGCGCGGCGCACACGGCCAACTGGCCAATGAGCGTCCCGCTCCGTCAAACCCCGCCGGAGGCACTCAGCCGTCTTCGTTATCCGGTTCGGTGAACCCGGACAGCTGGGTCTGATGCAGTCTGCCGATCAGCTCAGTGGGCGTTTCGTTGTTTTCAGCTGAAGATGCCTCCGGCGCCTCCGGTGCATTTTCGGGCAGGGTGGTCAGCACCACCTCGCTTTCATCTGGCGTGTCCTGAGGGCGGCTCTGGTCGTCGTTCATGTTCTCCCCTGTGTTCCTGCGGTTCTGGCAGCTGTGCATTCAGCGGGAATACCGGTCACTGGTCTTCAAGTTCACCGGTGGGTGCCGTGCCCGCCATGTCCGTGTCGGCGTTCAGGGTGCCGGGCATTCCACCCATTCCGCCTGTCCGGCCTCCCGTACGCGCCGAGTCGAGCGTGGTGCCGCGGTCGCTGCCCTGGGTGGAACTGCCGCCCTGACGATCGAGGTCGGTGGCGTCCGAAGCGGGATTGGCGTTTTTCTGGGCATCGGTCATGAGGTTGCTCCTTTGGGACTTTCCTGTATTGTTTGCCCTTCCGGCCAGCAGAGCTTGAGAAGGTGCGCAAGACGCTTTGGCCGTCGTGTCATGCGCTGGCCAAGCACAACGTCAGTGTGGGCATGGGCGCGCTAGGGTGTAGAAGGTGCGGGAGATGAAGTGGTGGCTGACGCTGGGCGCAGGCATGTTGTTCGCCCTGAGCGCTTACCTTTCGCTGGGACACAGCGTTCGCGTGCCGTATGACCTGGTGGTATACGGTGGCACGCCGCAAGGTGTTACGGCGGCCGCAGCTGGCGCCCGGGAAGGCCTCAACGTGTTGCTGATCGAGCCGGGCGGCACGCTGGGCGGAGTACTGACCAAAAGCTGGCTCGCCACACTCGATCTCACGTATGACGCCGAAGGAGAGCCCCTGTACGGCGGACTGTTCCGGCCGTTCTTCCGCAAACTTCAGCATGACGTGTCCTTCGATGTGGCGAAGGCAGCCCGGGCGCATCGTGAAATGCTGCGTGATGCGGGCGTACACCTGAAGCTGAATACTGCCGTACGGCAGTTCAGGCAGGACGGTCCGCTGCTCAGCACCTTGATCCTCGCAGGAGGGCACGGTAACCATGCCGTGCAGGCCCGGTACGTCATTGACGCCACGGACACGGCCGAACTGGCGGCGCAGACAGGTGCGCGTTTCACGCTGGGGCGTCAGGACACCGGCCTGGATGACCGGCAGATGGCCGCGACCCTGGTCTTTCGCCTGGAAGGTGTGACGTGGTCAGCACTGGCCGAACAGCTCGCCCTGGAGGGGCAGGTGCTCGGGAACCGTGCGCAGGTGCACGGCCGCAGTGGTCGTGGTCTTGGCAACGTCACGCAGGATTACGTGCCCAGTGATCCTGAGCGCTTCTATTTACGTGGCCTCAATGTTGCCCGCCAAGATGACACAAGCCTGCTGGTCAATGGTCTGCTGATCTTCGGCGTGGACGGCACGAATGCCGATTCACTGAAGCGGGCCCACGAGGACGCCCGGCACGAAGCCGAGCGTGTCACGTTCTTCCTGCGGCGCGCTTTACCGCAGGTATTTGGCGGCGCTGTCCTGCGAGGCGTGGCGCCCGAGTTGTACGTGCGTGAAAGCCGCCATCTTCTGGGCCGCTACCGCCTGAAAGCCGACGACGTCCTGTACGGTCGGCGTTTCCCGGACGGTGCCGCGCTTGGCGGGTACGCTCTCGACGGACAGATGTATCTGCCGGGTGAAGCAGCCTACGGGCTGGGGCGACCGGCGCCGTATCAGGTGCCCTTACGCGCGCTGTTGCCTCAGCACGGGCCGACGAACTTGCTGGTGGTATCACAGGCGGCTTCGTTCGACAGTGCCGCCGCCTTTTCCGCACGGGTGGCGCCGCTGCAAATGGCGCTCGGACAGGCGGCTGCCTTGAGTGTCGTGCTCGCCAGGCAGGAGCGCGTGGCACTTCCCGCCCTGGTAGAGCACGAACGTAGCCTGGCACGGTACAACAAGCTTCTGACGCTTCGCGGAGTACGGCTCGAGGCGCCCGGCCCTCGCGGAAACGAAGAAGACGCCAAGCACGAGTCCTTTCCCACGGCGCGAGCGCTGTTGCAACGAGGCCTGTTCGGCGCGCCTGGCAGTACGCCGGGCGACCTGCGCCTCGATGACCCCATCACGGCGCGGGCGTTCCTGAACAGCCTCCAGCATCTGATGGCGGCAACTCCCGTTTCCGGCCAGGAGAACGGCTCTCATCGTGAGCTGTTTTCGTCATGGCGTGCACGTGTGGGCGCGCATCCCCTCGACAAGCTCAGCCACGCACAGGCCCGAGAGATCCTCGTCAGCATCGGGCGGCCTTCGGCATACCTGAATTCCTCTGAAGAACTGCTCCTGCGGGGTGAGTCCGCCGAAGTCTTGTGGGCGCTGTTTCAAACCCGCTGATGGCTTGAGCATGCCGGGCGGCAGCGTCGGAGAAAGCCTGAGCGGACAGATGATTGGGAGGGCAGCTGCAATCGGTCGGCGCGTATGTGTTCAATCCAACTCGATCAGGAACCAGCGGTACCTGGCAAGTCCTCAGGGCAGAACGACCCAACGTGGTCGTTCTGCCCTGAGGACTCATGCTGCGTGTTGGCTGCGCTCGCTGTTCTTACTTGCCAAGCCCTTGCAGGAGGCGCTGAGCTTCCTGGAGGTGCTGCTGAATGCTCGGCAGCATCTGGCTGGTGAAGGTTGCAATGAGGCGCCTGGGATCGTTGTTCTGATTTTGATTGGCGTTGCCCGTCGTGCCACCCGTCGCTCCGGTACCGCCCGTGGTGCCACCGGTCGCGCCGGTTCCGCCCGTGGTGCCACCCGCCGTGCCGGTGCCGCCGGTTCCCGTGGTTCCGGTCGTGCCGCCAGTCGTGCCAGTTCCACCCGTACCACCGGTTCCAGCTGTACCACCAGTGGTGCCACCCGTCGTGCCGGTAGTTCCGCCCGTCGTGCCACCGGTCGCACCAGTTCCGCCAGTCGTGCCGGTGGTGCCACCGGTTCCCGTGGTTCCACCGGTGGTACCAGTTCCCATGGTGCCACCGCCCGTGGTACCGGTTCCTGTCGTGCCGCCTGTACCACCGGTACCACCCGTCGTGCCACCCGTTGTACCACCGCTTTGTTGGCCGCCCCCGGTATTGCAGTTATTGACGCCGGAACCCGACTGACCACCGGAGTTGCCGCTACTGAACAGCGTTCCATCGCAATAGCGCTTGTAGAGATCTACCGTCTCACGGTGGGCGGCGACCTGTTGCGTCATGTAAGCAGCGTCAAACGCCGTACCGGTCAGACGGCTGAGGGTGTTGATGTTCTGCAGCTGCTGGGTATTCGGCTGTTGCGGCAGCCGCCCGCCGAATTGCCGGGCAAGCGCGGTAAGCTGCTGCGAGGACCGCTGATGCTCGCGGATCATCCGTTGCGCGTACTGAACGACTGCCTGATTCTTGGAGTTTCGTACAGCAAGCTGCGAAGAACGAATTTCGTACTGGTCACTGCGTGCGGCCTTGTCCAGGAAGCAGATCTGGTTGTTGTCGAGACCACGTAGCGTTTGCGCGCCGCTGGCCGCACCGCCCGTCGTGCCCCCAGCTCCCGTGGTCCCAGTACCACCAGTGGTGCCACCGGTCGCGCCGGTACCTGTTCCCGTCGTGCCGCCCGTGGTGCCACCGGTTCCAGCTGTACCACCAGTGGTGCCACCGGTCGCTCCGGTACCGCCCGTCGTGCCACCGGTCGTGCCAGTTCCGCCCGTGGTGCCACCCGCCGTGCCGGTACCGCCGGTTCCCGTGGTTCCGGTCGTGCCGCCGGTCGTGCCAGTTCCACCCGTCGTGCCACCCGCCGTGCCGGTACCGCCGGTTCCCGTGGTTCCGGTCGTGCCGCCGGTCGTGCCGCCTGTCGCCCCGGCACCACCTGCCGTGCCGCCAGTAGCCTGACCAGTCGCCACGAGGCAAGAGATTTCCGGCATATTGCCACCCTGTTGGTTACCAGACTGGTTCTGTTGATTATTTTGTTGTGCAGTTGCAGAAAAACCAAGGGCGAGCATTGAGGTAAGTGTTAAGCACGTCAGGGTATATTTCATGTTGGCTCCCTACATAACAGAAAAGAATGGTATGCTTGCAGTTTAGCACTGCATCCACAAATAAACGGTGTCCAACTGTCTATCAGAGACTCCTATGATATCCTCGGCGACCTCCTTAATACACAAACTGGCACTCGACATGTATCTCCTTTTGTCTATCTCGCACGGGTGTTTGTCTTTGGCGAAGCGCATAAATTACGCTTCATCCGTTTACCAGAGCAGCGTTCAGTTCGTTAAAGCCGAGCCAATGTTCGCCCCTGCGCACTTGGGCCCTTTTGAATTTGCCGTCTCCTCGCAGCCATACGCAGGCAGGCGAAGTCGGTGTGCAGGCCGTCCGCGTCCGATACGTCCTCTCCTGCTCCGTCAGCTCTCCGGCTCCGTCAGGGTTCAGCCTGGCCCGAGTGCACCTGTGGTGCCCCTACAATGCGCATGATGCGTTCACTGCTGCGCGCCGCCCAGTTGGCCCTGACCTTTCTGACGACCCTGCCCTTGCCGCAGCTTCGGTCCGTACAGCCCGACGAATTCCGCCGGGCAAGCAGTTTCTATCCGCTTGCGGGGTACGTCGTGGGCGCGTTCGTGGCCCTCACCCTCTGGGGAGCGCAAGGCCTCGGCCTTCCAGCAGGGGTGGGGGCGGCGCTGGCGCTGGCGGTATGGCTGGGCGTCACCGGCATGCTGCACTTCGACGGGCTGGTCGACTGCGGTGACGCGCTGCTGGTGATGAAATCTCCGGCACGGCGCCTGGAAATTCTGCGTGACGTGCACGTCGGGGCGTTTGGCCTTGCCACCGGCGTCACCGCCCTGCTGCTCAAGTGGAGCCTGCTCGCCGCCGTGTCCGGTCCGCTGTACGTGGTGGTCGCGGCTGTCGTGGCGCGACTGGTCGTGCTCGCGCCCATGCATTTCTTTCCAGCTGCCCGGCCGGGGTCGCTGGGTGCGAGCGCACGACAGGGCTGGTGGCCCCTCGCCCTGGTGTTGACCCTGCCGGTACTGCTGCTGCCGCAGGCCTGGCTGGGCCTGCTTGCCGCACTCGCCATGGCCGTGCTGGTCGGCCGCTTCGCCGCCGCGCGTCTGGGGGGAGGCCTGAACGGTGACGCCTATGGGGCGGTCATCGAAACTGCCGAGATCGCTGCACTGCTCGCACTGGTGGCCTCGCGTGCCTGAACGGCAATGGCCTGAGCGGGAGTGGCTAGAACTGTGGCTGGTACGCCACGGAACGAGCGCCCCCAACACCGAACGGCGGTATCCCGCTCCAAACGAGGACGCGCCGCTCAGCACGGAAGGCCGCTCGCAGATGCGCGCCCTGGCCCCGCTCCTGCCGCCGGGTGAGGCATGGGTTTCTCCCGCGCGCCGCACACGGGAAAGCGCCGTGCTCTCGGGCTTTCCGCAGGCGCATGAAACGAATGCACTGCGTGAAGCGCACTTCGGCGTGATGGCCGGCCAGACCTGGGCCGCGCTCGAAACGAACTTTGGCGAGGCGCCGCGCCGCTGGATCGAGGCCCTGTCCTGCCCGGACGCCGACGACGGCCCACCCGGTGGTGAAACGGGGCGCGCTTTTCACGCCCGGCTGCAGGGCTGGCTCGATGAACTGCCCGAGCACGGCGTCGTGCTGGCCTTTACCCACGCGGGTCCAGTGCGGGCGGTCTTGCAGCTCACCTTGCCGCTCGGCGCGCTGGAAATCTGGCCGGGCCGCGCGGCAGTGCTCCGACGGGCCGCCGGAGCGTGGTGGCTGGTCGGTCTGAACTGGCCCCCACCAGCTCCACGCTTGAACGCTGAGTGAAGGTTTCCGGCGCGCCAGCGAGAGGCAGGCAAGGCTATAATCACGCCGCGTGCCCTGCCCGTGCCGGCACCGGATTTGCAACGCTTTGCTGGACAGCTGCTGGGTATTCCTGCCTTGCTCCTTCCCGCCATGCGGGTTCAGGAAAGGAACATTGACCTTGGGTCTCATTGTCATTTCGAACCGCGAGCCGTACGCGCCTCGCAAATCCGAGAGCGGCGACATTCAGTGG
The Deinococcus peraridilitoris DSM 19664 genome window above contains:
- a CDS encoding phosphoribosyltransferase; translation: MTPFHDRTDAGRRLALKLEHLRGAPGLLVLGLPRGGVPVAFEVAVHLGAPLDVMVVRKLGAPGHEEYAVGAIGPGGVRVVQQDALRFLRVSEAALQSVTERESRELLRRQAVYRSGRGPLQLAERTVVLVDDGLATGSTMYAAIEATRKAGPRRLVVAVPVGAGDTCRELSRVVDEVVCLSQPEPFHAVGLWYRNFDQTSDEQVMALLAHAPDGTVPGNDSTRT
- a CDS encoding erythromycin esterase family protein; the encoded protein is MTANDTLSLVRAVARPLYGGSDDYGDLLEAIGDARFVLVGEASHGTHEFYRERARITRRLIEERGFTAVLVEADWPDAYRVNRYVRAPALEGESESSDGSALDALGDFQRFPQWMWRNEDVLHFVEWLREHNTRHAQQGSVGFYGMDLYSLHRSMEAVVQYLDRVDPEAARRARERYACFEDFGHEGQTYGLYTSHGSEPCEGAAVAQLVELQRREPELTAAGALAHDEHFYAEQNARLAQNAEGYYRAMYRGRNESWNLRDTHMADTLDALAEHLESQGQRARIVVWAHNSHLGDARATQMGRGGELNVGQLVRERHPGEVYNIGFSTYTGTVMAADDWGERPKRKRVRPGLRGSYEELLHEVAAHLPSPNFWVNLRDTNSGTQVLREERLQRAIGVIYRPETERWSHYFHASLPEQFDAILHFDETDAVVPLDAPRANRDEEALPDTFPTGQ
- a CDS encoding FAD-dependent oxidoreductase, with product MKWWLTLGAGMLFALSAYLSLGHSVRVPYDLVVYGGTPQGVTAAAAGAREGLNVLLIEPGGTLGGVLTKSWLATLDLTYDAEGEPLYGGLFRPFFRKLQHDVSFDVAKAARAHREMLRDAGVHLKLNTAVRQFRQDGPLLSTLILAGGHGNHAVQARYVIDATDTAELAAQTGARFTLGRQDTGLDDRQMAATLVFRLEGVTWSALAEQLALEGQVLGNRAQVHGRSGRGLGNVTQDYVPSDPERFYLRGLNVARQDDTSLLVNGLLIFGVDGTNADSLKRAHEDARHEAERVTFFLRRALPQVFGGAVLRGVAPELYVRESRHLLGRYRLKADDVLYGRRFPDGAALGGYALDGQMYLPGEAAYGLGRPAPYQVPLRALLPQHGPTNLLVVSQAASFDSAAAFSARVAPLQMALGQAAALSVVLARQERVALPALVEHERSLARYNKLLTLRGVRLEAPGPRGNEEDAKHESFPTARALLQRGLFGAPGSTPGDLRLDDPITARAFLNSLQHLMAATPVSGQENGSHRELFSSWRARVGAHPLDKLSHAQAREILVSIGRPSAYLNSSEELLLRGESAEVLWALFQTR
- a CDS encoding DUF4142 domain-containing protein; the encoded protein is MPEISCLVATGQATGGTAGGAGATGGTTGGTTGTTGTGGTGTAGGTTGGTGTTGGTTGTTGTGGTGTAGGTTGGTGTTGGTTGGTGATGGTTGGTAGTGGTTGGTTGTGTGATGGTTGGTGTTGAGGTTGGAASGAQTLRGLDNNQICFLDKAARSDQYEIRSSQLAVRNSKNQAVVQYAQRMIREHQRSSQQLTALARQFGGRLPQQPNTQQLQNINTLSRLTGTAFDAAYMTQQVAAHRETVDLYKRYCDGTLFSSGNSGGQSGSGVNNCNTGGGQQSGGTTGGTTGGTGGTGGTTGTGTTGGGTMGTGTTGGTTGTGGTTGTTGGTGATGGTTGGTTGTTGGTTGGTAGTGGTGGTGTTGGTTGTTGTGGTGTAGGTTGGTGATGGTTGGTGATGGTTGNANQNQNNDPRRLIATFTSQMLPSIQQHLQEAQRLLQGLGK
- a CDS encoding adenosylcobinamide-GDP ribazoletransferase, whose amino-acid sequence is MRMMRSLLRAAQLALTFLTTLPLPQLRSVQPDEFRRASSFYPLAGYVVGAFVALTLWGAQGLGLPAGVGAALALAVWLGVTGMLHFDGLVDCGDALLVMKSPARRLEILRDVHVGAFGLATGVTALLLKWSLLAAVSGPLYVVVAAVVARLVVLAPMHFFPAARPGSLGASARQGWWPLALVLTLPVLLLPQAWLGLLAALAMAVLVGRFAAARLGGGLNGDAYGAVIETAEIAALLALVASRA
- a CDS encoding histidine phosphatase family protein; translated protein: MPERQWPEREWLELWLVRHGTSAPNTERRYPAPNEDAPLSTEGRSQMRALAPLLPPGEAWVSPARRTRESAVLSGFPQAHETNALREAHFGVMAGQTWAALETNFGEAPRRWIEALSCPDADDGPPGGETGRAFHARLQGWLDELPEHGVVLAFTHAGPVRAVLQLTLPLGALEIWPGRAAVLRRAAGAWWLVGLNWPPPAPRLNAE